The following coding sequences lie in one Pectobacterium sp. A5351 genomic window:
- a CDS encoding winged helix-turn-helix transcriptional regulator, translating to MKQSKTPADLLPPILSSGDVFAEKCPSRQILNHVTSRWGVLILIALLDDTHRFSQLRRRIGGVSERMLAQTLQWLERDGFVLRTAYPVVPPHVEYSLTPLGEEVSKRVKALAIWVEENLDEIMATQRSD from the coding sequence GTGAAGCAATCCAAAACACCCGCAGATTTATTGCCGCCTATTCTGTCATCCGGTGATGTCTTTGCTGAAAAATGTCCGTCACGCCAGATACTTAACCACGTTACTAGTCGCTGGGGTGTACTGATTCTAATCGCATTACTTGATGATACACATCGCTTCAGTCAGTTGCGTAGACGGATTGGGGGAGTAAGTGAACGCATGCTGGCACAGACCCTGCAATGGCTGGAGCGTGATGGTTTTGTCCTGCGAACCGCCTATCCGGTTGTTCCGCCACATGTTGAGTACAGCCTGACGCCATTAGGCGAAGAGGTCAGCAAACGGGTGAAAGCGTTAGCAATCTGGGTTGAAGAGAATCTGGACGAGATTATGGCTACACAGCGGTCAGATTAG
- a CDS encoding DUF799 domain-containing protein, which yields MNRFLGLCGLVFALVLTGCAKPVPYDYTAFKQSKPKSILVLPPVNHSPDVKASYSLLSQVTYPLAESGYYVLPVAVVDETFKQNGLSTAADIHALSTAKLHQIFGADAALYLDVKEYGTSYIVISSETRVSADARLVDLRTGKLLWSGSATASSNEQQSNSNGGIIGALVQAAVSQIADTISDKGHDVAGVTSSRLLAAGHPRGMLYGPRSLQYGKETY from the coding sequence ATGAATCGTTTCTTAGGATTATGTGGTCTGGTTTTTGCGCTGGTGCTGACCGGTTGTGCTAAACCCGTTCCCTATGACTACACGGCATTTAAGCAGAGTAAACCGAAGTCTATTCTGGTATTGCCGCCGGTTAACCATTCGCCGGATGTGAAAGCGAGCTATAGCCTGCTTTCACAAGTAACCTATCCGCTGGCGGAATCCGGTTATTACGTCTTGCCTGTCGCTGTCGTAGACGAAACGTTCAAACAGAATGGTCTGTCGACTGCGGCGGATATTCATGCGCTGAGTACGGCAAAACTGCACCAAATCTTTGGTGCTGATGCTGCGTTGTATTTGGACGTGAAAGAGTACGGTACTTCATACATCGTAATTAGTAGCGAAACCCGCGTTTCTGCGGATGCGCGCCTGGTTGATCTACGTACCGGCAAATTGCTGTGGAGTGGGAGTGCAACAGCCTCCAGCAACGAGCAGCAATCAAATTCTAACGGCGGCATCATCGGTGCTTTGGTGCAGGCAGCCGTGAGCCAAATTGCGGACACGATCTCTGACAAAGGCCATGATGTTGCTGGTGTGACTAGCTCGCGTCTGCTGGCGGCGGGTCATCCACGCGGTATGCTGTATGGGCCTCGCTCATTGCAATACGGTAAAGAAACGTACTGA
- a CDS encoding MFS transporter — MPSPKKWLILAIVSSALFLIVIDMTVLYTALPTLTHGLHATASDKLWIVNIYALVASGLLLGMGTLGDKLGHKPLFISGLVVFGTASLFAAYSPTPHMLIAARALLAVGAAMMMPATLSIIRLTFSDERERALAIGIWAAVASGGAAFGPVMGGILLEYFWWGSVFLINVPVVLLALIMGITVIPHRPGNASHRWDFIGSLLIMVGLIGITYAIKELGKRVPSYEDTLIALLIGMAFITLFVRRQRNSKHPLVDFSLFRLRPFSAAVAAAIVAAAALIGMELAFTQRLQLVVGLSPLQAGLFILPLSLASFISGPLTGRMLPHVNSGTMLSAGLLVSGLGMGSYLLLHNAPIIVQVISLMVIGAGVGSTMTAASSTIMQVAPASKAGMAASIEEVSYELGGATGVTLMGSLLSFAYSATFMLPAGFTAPDTAYDSLDEALIFAESLPENMQRILTAQAHSAFDSGFSTVLTAATLILLLASAFVWTTRHNKQHRNQANDV, encoded by the coding sequence ATGCCATCACCAAAAAAGTGGCTGATTCTGGCCATTGTTTCCAGTGCACTGTTCCTGATTGTTATCGACATGACGGTACTGTACACCGCACTCCCGACACTGACTCACGGCTTGCATGCCACGGCATCGGACAAGCTGTGGATCGTGAACATCTACGCGTTGGTTGCCTCCGGTTTGCTGCTGGGAATGGGCACGTTGGGCGATAAGCTGGGCCATAAACCGTTATTTATTTCCGGGCTGGTTGTGTTCGGCACCGCGTCATTGTTCGCGGCTTATTCGCCCACTCCCCATATGCTCATCGCCGCTCGTGCTTTGCTGGCGGTTGGCGCGGCGATGATGATGCCCGCCACGCTCTCGATTATTCGACTGACCTTTTCTGATGAACGGGAACGCGCACTGGCGATTGGTATCTGGGCGGCGGTAGCCTCCGGAGGCGCGGCATTTGGCCCCGTTATGGGTGGGATACTGCTTGAATACTTCTGGTGGGGCTCGGTTTTCCTCATCAACGTACCGGTCGTTCTGCTTGCGCTCATCATGGGAATCACCGTTATTCCCCACCGACCGGGTAATGCTTCACACCGCTGGGATTTCATCGGTTCTCTATTAATTATGGTGGGTTTGATTGGTATAACCTATGCCATAAAAGAGTTGGGCAAGCGGGTGCCGTCTTATGAAGATACGCTAATCGCGCTGCTGATCGGCATGGCGTTTATTACTCTGTTTGTTCGGCGTCAGCGTAACAGCAAGCATCCTCTGGTCGATTTCTCTCTCTTCCGCCTGCGACCTTTCAGCGCAGCCGTAGCCGCGGCTATCGTAGCAGCGGCCGCATTAATCGGAATGGAGCTGGCTTTCACCCAGCGACTACAGCTTGTGGTCGGGCTGTCTCCGCTACAGGCTGGGCTGTTTATTTTGCCTCTGTCATTGGCGTCCTTTATCTCCGGTCCGCTAACCGGAAGAATGCTGCCGCATGTAAATAGCGGGACAATGTTATCCGCAGGCCTACTGGTTTCCGGGCTTGGTATGGGAAGCTATCTGCTGCTCCACAATGCCCCCATCATCGTACAAGTCATCAGCCTGATGGTGATTGGTGCTGGCGTAGGCTCGACCATGACGGCCGCATCGAGCACCATTATGCAGGTTGCTCCAGCGTCAAAAGCAGGGATGGCGGCCTCAATCGAAGAGGTGTCCTATGAATTAGGGGGCGCGACGGGCGTGACGCTGATGGGCAGTTTGCTGTCTTTCGCTTATTCTGCGACGTTTATGCTGCCTGCTGGGTTTACCGCACCGGACACCGCGTATGACAGCCTGGATGAGGCCTTAATTTTTGCCGAATCCTTACCGGAAAATATGCAGCGCATTCTTACCGCACAGGCACATTCCGCCTTTGATTCCGGATTTTCTACCGTGCTGACAGCAGCAACGTTGATCCTACTGTTGGCCTCAGCCTTCGTCTGGACAACGCGCCATAATAAACAACATCGTAATCAGGCCAATGATGTATAG